The following DNA comes from Microbacterium foliorum.
CCCCGATCCTTGCGGCGACGGGCGGCAGCGCGGCGATCGCCGCGGCGCTCGTGGCTCTCGCGCTCGGCATCGCTGCGACAGGGCTGCTCCTGCTGGCCGCTCGCCGTCGCCGTTGCGACGGGTGTGATGACGCGATCGGACGAGGCGCACCCTGGGTCGCTCGGCGCACCGCATCCGGTGATCGAGAGACGCTGTGCATCGGATGCGCACCTGCGCCCCTTCGCGCCGCCCTTGCCCTGCCGGCCTAGGACCAAGTCGGTTCGGGACGGGCCGTCGAACGGGGCGGGCACGTGCCTTGCCTTGCCTCGTTCTGGCTCGCCGGCTCGGGCGCTCCTAGTCTTGAGGGGTGGACTTCCCCTATAGCCGCCTGCGCCGCCGGCCCGACGTCGAGGCCGATAACCTCCAGGCCTACGACGCGACCGATCTGCTGCTCGTCGAGCGCGCGCTGTCGCTCGGGGTTGATGGGCGAGAGATCGCGGTCATCGGCGACGAGTACGGTGCGATCACGCTCGCGCTGACCTCGGCCGGACTCGACGGCATACGCGTGCACCAGGACCTGGCGACGGGGCGTCGCGCGCTCGTCCGCAATGCGGCGGAGCTCGATCTCACCGGATTCTCGTCGCACGAGCTCGATGCGACTCTGCTCGACGGTGCACGACTCGTGCTGCTGCAGCTGCCCAAGGCGCTCGCAGAGCTCGAGGAGATCGCGGATGCCGTGGCACGCTGGGCCGCGCCCGATGTCGTGCTCGTCGCGGGCGGTCGTGTGAAGCACATGACGATCGCGCAGAACGAGGTGCTCGGGCGCAGCTTCATGCAGGTGCAGGCCGAGCGCGCGGAGCGCAAGTCGCGGCTGGTCGTGGCATCCGCTCCCCGGCCGGTGCCGGCAGAGCCGCCGTTCCCTGTGACGGCGCGGCACGACGGCCTGGTGCTCGTCGCGCACGGCGGTGCCTTCGCGGGGGCGCGCCTCGACATCGGCACGCGCGTGCTGCTCGAGGTGCTCGGCCTCGCCGGTTCACAACTCAGCACGGATGAGCCGGAACGGACGGAGAATGCCCATGAATCGGCCGATGCGGCCGATTCATGCTGCGTTGTGAACGGCGAAGAGTCGAGCCCCGCCCCGGTCGTGGTCGATCTGGGCTGTGGCACCGGCGCACTCGCCGCCACATATGCCCTCGCGCACCCCGACGCGCGCGTGATCGCGACCGACCGATCCGCCGCAGCCGTTGCTTCGGCACAGGCCACCGTCGCCGTGAACGGTGTCGCCGAACGCGTCACGGTCATGCACGACGACGCGGGTTCGGAGCTCGCCGACGCGAGTGCCGACATCGTGCTGCTCAACCCGCCGTTCCACCTCGGCAGCAGTGTGCACACCGGAGCCGCGACCCGTCTGTTCGAGGCCGCCGCCCGCGTCCTCCGCCCCGGCGGCGAGCTGTTCACGGTCTTCAACTCGTCACTCGGCTACCGCGCCGAGCTGACCCGGCTCATCGGCGCGACCGAACAGGTGCATCGCACTCCGAAGTTCACGGTGACGCGCAGCATCCGTCGCTGACCGCATCCGCGCCACGCCCGACCGCGCACGCGCGTCCGAAACCCGCGCAATCCCCCGGT
Coding sequences within:
- a CDS encoding class I SAM-dependent methyltransferase: MDFPYSRLRRRPDVEADNLQAYDATDLLLVERALSLGVDGREIAVIGDEYGAITLALTSAGLDGIRVHQDLATGRRALVRNAAELDLTGFSSHELDATLLDGARLVLLQLPKALAELEEIADAVARWAAPDVVLVAGGRVKHMTIAQNEVLGRSFMQVQAERAERKSRLVVASAPRPVPAEPPFPVTARHDGLVLVAHGGAFAGARLDIGTRVLLEVLGLAGSQLSTDEPERTENAHESADAADSCCVVNGEESSPAPVVVDLGCGTGALAATYALAHPDARVIATDRSAAAVASAQATVAVNGVAERVTVMHDDAGSELADASADIVLLNPPFHLGSSVHTGAATRLFEAAARVLRPGGELFTVFNSSLGYRAELTRLIGATEQVHRTPKFTVTRSIRR